One part of the Tunicatimonas pelagia genome encodes these proteins:
- a CDS encoding ROK family protein codes for MKPLWGIDLGGTKIEGVVLKNAESTETLCRTRVPTEQDQGYEHILDQIKKLIDLLSEETGLKPEKVGFGTPGTLDPILQTLKNSNTTCLNGKAFKQDIEAKLGIPIEIANDANCFALAEARLGVVKEKMPDARMVFGVIMGTGVGGGIVIDGKIWNGRQGIGGEWGHNFLDESGGKSYTGRTGVVETVLAGPSLARFYQQQTGDEQTLREIYQRYQAGNDPTAKQTIERLTEFFGLAISVVINILDPDAIVLGGGVGNIDELYTDGVEAIKKYVFNNRLDTQFFRPKLGDSAGVFGAAMLVSDAD; via the coding sequence ATGAAACCACTCTGGGGCATTGATTTAGGCGGAACTAAAATTGAAGGCGTCGTACTGAAGAATGCCGAAAGCACCGAGACGCTGTGCCGTACGCGAGTCCCTACTGAACAAGATCAGGGCTACGAACACATTCTCGATCAGATTAAAAAACTGATTGATCTTCTTTCGGAAGAAACCGGACTAAAGCCGGAAAAAGTGGGCTTTGGTACTCCGGGCACCTTAGATCCTATCTTGCAAACCTTAAAAAATAGCAATACTACCTGTTTAAATGGAAAAGCATTTAAGCAGGACATTGAAGCAAAACTAGGTATCCCCATTGAAATAGCCAATGACGCTAACTGTTTTGCTTTAGCCGAAGCTCGCTTGGGGGTGGTGAAAGAAAAGATGCCGGATGCCCGGATGGTTTTTGGCGTAATTATGGGAACGGGAGTGGGCGGGGGCATCGTCATTGACGGAAAAATTTGGAATGGTCGGCAAGGCATTGGGGGGGAGTGGGGGCACAACTTCTTGGATGAGTCGGGTGGGAAATCGTATACCGGACGAACCGGAGTGGTAGAAACGGTGTTAGCCGGACCATCGTTAGCGCGGTTCTACCAACAGCAAACGGGCGATGAGCAAACGCTGCGAGAAATTTACCAGCGTTACCAAGCGGGCAATGATCCGACCGCCAAGCAGACAATTGAGCGACTTACCGAGTTCTTCGGGCTAGCTATTTCCGTGGTAATCAATATTCTCGATCCTGATGCTATTGTGCTGGGTGGGGGTGTGGGCAATATTGATGAACTGTACACCGATGGAGTAGAAGCTATCAAAAAATATGTATTCAACAATCGACTAGATACTCAATTTTTCCGCCCCAAGTTGGGTGATAGTGCTGGCGTATTCGGAGCTGCTATGCTGGTGAGCGATGCTGATTAA
- a CDS encoding MIP/aquaporin family protein: MTNFTAEFIGTALLLLLGNGVVCNVVLNQTKGNNAGWIVITAGWGVAVFVAVFTVAPYSGAHLNPAVSLGLAIAGVFEWSKVPIYVLAQILGAATGTTLAWLMYRPHVEATEDSGAKLAIFATGPAIRQTTSNFFSELIGTFVLVFAALSIAPPELKANEFSEVEFGLGALGALPVGLVVFAIGMSLGGTTGYAINPARDLAPRIMHTLLPISNKGSSEWSYSWIPIIGPIVGGVIAGALYTFLLS; this comes from the coding sequence ATGACTAATTTTACTGCCGAATTTATTGGAACCGCCTTGTTGCTGCTACTTGGCAACGGAGTGGTGTGCAATGTTGTGCTGAATCAAACTAAGGGAAATAACGCGGGGTGGATTGTGATAACTGCGGGTTGGGGAGTGGCCGTGTTTGTTGCCGTTTTTACGGTAGCCCCCTACAGCGGAGCTCATCTTAATCCGGCAGTTTCATTAGGCTTAGCGATAGCCGGAGTATTTGAGTGGAGTAAAGTTCCGATATATGTATTGGCTCAGATATTGGGGGCAGCCACCGGGACTACCCTGGCGTGGTTGATGTACCGCCCTCACGTAGAAGCCACTGAAGACTCAGGAGCTAAACTGGCAATCTTCGCAACTGGTCCGGCTATCCGCCAAACTACCTCCAATTTCTTTTCGGAGCTTATCGGGACTTTCGTATTGGTGTTTGCGGCCCTTTCAATCGCGCCACCCGAGTTGAAGGCTAATGAGTTTTCAGAAGTAGAGTTTGGACTAGGAGCTTTAGGAGCACTGCCCGTGGGGCTGGTCGTTTTTGCAATTGGTATGTCGCTGGGCGGAACCACGGGCTACGCTATTAATCCTGCTCGTGACTTGGCTCCCCGCATTATGCACACCTTATTGCCAATTTCCAATAAAGGAAGTAGTGAATGGAGCTATTCCTGGATTCCAATTATCGGACCCATTGTGGGTGGAGTAATTGCAGGAGCACTCTACACTTTTCTGTTGAGTTAA
- a CDS encoding glycerol-3-phosphate dehydrogenase/oxidase, producing the protein MNGLDRDSMLETLESYESVWDVIIVGGGATGLGAAVESASRGYSTLLLEQADFAKGTSSRSTKLAHGGVRYLQQGDVSLVIEALHERGLMMQNAPHLVHNQAFVIPAYDWWGGPFYTVGMKVYDVLAGKLGLGPSKSLSKEETIEKIPTVEQDGLRGGVIYYDGQFDDARLAINLAQTCADNGGTLLNYMKVTNLLKTSEMVSGVIAEDLETGKTHQISGRVVINATGVFVDHVIQMDDPEASDIVQPSQGVHVVLDKKFLPGDSAIMVPKTDDGRVLFAVPWNDKVVVGTTDTPVDKVSLEPRALEEEVQFIIDHAAQYLTKDPKREDVLSVFAGLRPLVKTSEGKSTSQISRSHSIIISVSGLVTITGGKWTTYRKMGEDAVDKAAMIAGLEEQESRTKKLHIRGWLKHIDPANPLWFYGSDSIAIRKLVDRQPELGEVIHPDLPVIKAQVVWAAKHEMARTVEDFLARRTRCLLLNARASQEMAPVVAELLAESLHKDESWQKEQVAQYQELASGYILN; encoded by the coding sequence ATGAACGGACTGGATAGAGATAGTATGTTAGAAACGTTGGAGTCGTACGAAAGCGTTTGGGATGTGATTATAGTTGGCGGCGGAGCTACTGGCCTGGGAGCCGCCGTAGAATCTGCTTCGCGGGGTTATTCCACCTTACTGTTAGAGCAAGCTGATTTTGCTAAAGGTACGTCTAGTCGTAGCACCAAGCTGGCGCACGGCGGAGTACGTTACCTACAGCAAGGTGATGTCTCACTAGTCATTGAGGCTTTACACGAGCGAGGCTTGATGATGCAAAACGCTCCGCACTTGGTGCATAACCAAGCTTTTGTTATTCCTGCCTACGATTGGTGGGGCGGTCCGTTTTACACTGTAGGCATGAAGGTGTACGATGTATTGGCGGGAAAATTAGGATTAGGGCCATCCAAAAGCCTTTCCAAGGAAGAAACCATTGAGAAGATACCTACCGTAGAACAAGATGGACTGCGGGGCGGTGTGATCTACTACGACGGTCAGTTTGACGATGCCCGATTGGCTATTAATCTGGCTCAGACCTGTGCCGATAACGGAGGAACCCTACTCAACTACATGAAGGTGACTAACCTTCTCAAAACCAGCGAAATGGTTTCGGGAGTAATAGCTGAAGATCTGGAAACCGGAAAAACGCACCAAATTAGTGGTAGAGTAGTCATCAACGCCACTGGGGTTTTTGTCGATCACGTAATCCAGATGGACGATCCCGAAGCCAGCGATATTGTACAACCGAGTCAGGGCGTGCACGTGGTGCTAGACAAAAAGTTCTTGCCGGGCGATTCCGCTATTATGGTTCCTAAAACGGATGATGGTCGGGTGCTATTTGCTGTACCCTGGAACGATAAAGTGGTGGTCGGCACCACTGATACTCCGGTTGATAAGGTGTCTTTAGAACCCCGAGCACTAGAAGAGGAGGTGCAGTTTATTATCGATCACGCAGCTCAGTACCTGACCAAAGATCCGAAGCGAGAAGATGTACTTAGTGTTTTTGCCGGACTACGACCACTAGTGAAAACTTCGGAAGGAAAAAGTACTTCGCAAATTTCCCGTAGCCACTCCATTATTATTTCGGTATCGGGCCTGGTAACGATTACCGGCGGGAAGTGGACTACCTACCGAAAAATGGGCGAAGACGCGGTAGATAAAGCGGCCATGATTGCTGGTTTAGAAGAGCAGGAATCCAGAACCAAGAAGCTGCATATCCGAGGTTGGTTAAAGCACATTGACCCGGCCAACCCGCTGTGGTTCTACGGTTCTGATTCTATCGCTATTCGTAAGCTAGTAGACCGCCAGCCGGAATTAGGAGAAGTAATCCACCCTGACTTACCCGTTATCAAAGCCCAGGTTGTTTGGGCAGCGAAGCACGAGATGGCCCGAACTGTTGAGGATTTTCTGGCGCGCCGTACTCGATGTTTACTACTCAATGCCCGAGCCAGTCAGGAGATGGCTCCGGTGGTAGCCGAACTATTAGCCGAAAGTCTGCATAAAGACGAAAGCTGGCAAAAAGAGCAGGTTGCTCAATATCAGGAACTAGCCTCAGGCTATATTCTAAACTAA
- the glpK gene encoding glycerol kinase GlpK, with the protein MAQYILALDQGTTSSRAILFTHQGNIAYAAQQEFKQHYPRPGWVEHDAEEIWESQLSVAQAVLKKAGASARDIAAIGITNQRETTVVWDRNTGEPIYRAIVWQDRRTAQFCDQLKEEGFEGTIREKTGLLADAYFSGTKVKWILDNVEGAQEKAERGELAFGTVDSWLMYKLSGGQLHITDVTNASRTLLYDIHKLWWSSTITKRLGVPMSMLPQVVPSSQEYGKTAPDLFGGEILLGGIAGDQHAALFGQLCTEPGMIKNTYGTGCFAVLNTGEKPIQSENNLLTTIAWQIDGKTTYALEGSIFVAGAIVQWLRDGLKIIESSSEVEQLAKSVDDNGDVYLVPALTGLGAPHWDQYARGTIVGLTRGSEAGHIARAALESIAYQTSDVMQAMHKDSKIPFKELRVDGGASANNLLMQFQADILDVSVVRPQVMETTALGAAYLAGLAVGFWKDISELKEQWNVDQAFEPTSNFNREVLLSRWDEAIGRSKSWAKD; encoded by the coding sequence ATGGCCCAATATATTCTAGCTCTTGATCAGGGTACTACCAGTTCTCGCGCAATTCTGTTTACTCACCAAGGGAACATTGCTTACGCAGCTCAGCAAGAATTTAAGCAGCACTACCCCCGTCCCGGTTGGGTAGAGCACGATGCTGAAGAAATCTGGGAGTCTCAACTGAGTGTAGCTCAGGCGGTACTAAAAAAAGCAGGTGCTTCCGCCCGTGATATTGCCGCTATCGGCATCACCAACCAGCGTGAGACCACAGTCGTATGGGATCGGAACACGGGTGAGCCTATTTACCGGGCTATTGTGTGGCAAGATCGACGCACCGCTCAATTTTGCGACCAGCTCAAAGAAGAAGGTTTTGAAGGCACAATTCGGGAAAAAACGGGCTTGCTGGCCGATGCGTACTTCAGTGGCACCAAGGTAAAGTGGATTCTAGATAATGTAGAAGGTGCCCAGGAAAAAGCGGAGCGGGGCGAGTTGGCCTTTGGCACCGTTGATAGCTGGCTCATGTACAAGCTAAGCGGAGGGCAATTACACATTACTGATGTAACCAACGCCAGTCGCACGCTGCTATACGATATTCACAAGCTCTGGTGGAGCAGCACTATTACCAAGCGGTTGGGTGTTCCCATGAGTATGCTACCCCAGGTAGTGCCGAGCAGCCAGGAATACGGTAAAACTGCCCCCGATCTATTTGGCGGAGAAATTCTGCTAGGTGGTATTGCTGGAGATCAACACGCCGCGCTGTTTGGTCAACTTTGTACCGAACCCGGCATGATAAAAAACACCTACGGCACTGGCTGTTTTGCCGTGCTAAATACCGGTGAGAAGCCTATTCAGTCGGAAAATAATTTGTTAACGACTATCGCCTGGCAAATAGACGGCAAAACTACCTACGCGCTGGAAGGAAGTATTTTCGTAGCCGGAGCCATTGTTCAATGGTTGCGCGATGGGCTGAAAATCATTGAATCATCTTCGGAAGTAGAACAGCTAGCTAAATCAGTGGATGACAATGGTGACGTGTACCTGGTACCCGCACTTACTGGCCTGGGAGCTCCTCATTGGGATCAGTACGCTCGGGGTACCATTGTGGGTCTCACCCGAGGCTCTGAAGCCGGACATATTGCCCGAGCTGCTTTAGAAAGCATAGCGTACCAAACATCCGACGTGATGCAGGCCATGCACAAAGATTCTAAAATACCCTTCAAAGAACTACGGGTAGACGGTGGGGCTTCCGCTAATAACTTACTCATGCAGTTTCAGGCGGATATTCTCGATGTTTCGGTAGTGCGCCCTCAAGTGATGGAGACTACAGCACTGGGCGCGGCTTACTTAGCCGGACTAGCCGTTGGCTTCTGGAAAGATATTAGTGAGCTGAAAGAGCAGTGGAATGTAGACCAAGCCTTTGAACCTACTTCCAACTTCAACCGTGAAGTGCTCCTAAGCCGCTGGGACGAGGCTATTGGAAGATCAAAGAGTTGGGCAAAAGATTAA
- a CDS encoding transporter gives MKVFFFVFILWGSYTSVLAQVLRDIDPLITDRPGLGTDAPAVLDPGHVQIELGFLYQDDPISDQQLLLYPNALVRIGVTERFELRASADLFQEGIGASTFVSPIVLGTKIGITESQGIIPQSALIVNVTLPREGPFEVWNPIATPEMRLLMTHSLTQQLSLTTNFSIAWEADPVAIRYPNHAYAASLDISISDYVAAFGEFYGFWSQLDHSQLFNLGSTVLLLPDLQLDLSGGFGISENAPDYFVSSGISVRF, from the coding sequence ATGAAAGTATTTTTTTTCGTCTTCATTCTGTGGGGAAGCTATACTTCAGTGCTTGCCCAGGTTTTACGAGATATTGATCCACTAATAACCGATCGGCCGGGGCTGGGCACTGATGCTCCGGCTGTGCTTGATCCTGGGCATGTACAGATTGAGTTAGGCTTTCTGTACCAAGATGATCCCATTTCTGATCAGCAGCTTCTGCTCTATCCGAACGCATTGGTTCGGATCGGCGTAACGGAGCGATTTGAATTGCGGGCCAGTGCTGATCTATTTCAGGAAGGTATTGGTGCTTCTACGTTTGTTTCGCCAATTGTATTGGGTACAAAAATTGGGATAACCGAAAGCCAAGGCATCATCCCTCAGTCAGCATTAATTGTTAATGTTACACTACCCCGAGAGGGACCGTTTGAAGTGTGGAACCCAATTGCTACCCCGGAAATGCGATTGCTAATGACACACTCACTCACTCAGCAGTTGTCGTTAACTACGAATTTCAGTATTGCTTGGGAGGCTGATCCAGTCGCTATTCGATACCCAAATCACGCTTACGCCGCTTCTTTAGATATAAGTATCAGTGATTATGTGGCTGCTTTTGGCGAATTCTACGGTTTTTGGTCGCAGTTAGATCATTCTCAATTGTTTAACCTGGGTAGCACGGTGCTGCTACTACCCGACCTGCAATTAGATTTATCGGGCGGATTTGGAATTAGCGAAAATGCACCGGACTACTTTGTTAGCAGTGGAATTTCGGTTCGTTTTTAA
- a CDS encoding ABC transporter permease codes for MKASRLLVPRLIYESLLSAWDALRSNPLRTILSLLGVTIGIFAIIAVFTLIDSLERNIRDSLDFLGDQVIRVEKWPWLFEDSYPWWKYINRPQPTLNEFEFLQANVSQASAMCIFADRENLTLEHKNSNIGGVYLVGASYQYNQVFEVDINQGRYFSVRETEFAQNVVIIGSEVAKSLFPMSSPLGKVVEIKGLKFVVVGVLTEQGENIIDAPSADYTSYIPYQSFLKLYASRSRWGVGSTLGLKGYERDEGLKELEFEVIGLMRGRRGLRPRQEDNFAINRPEAFAEVVNNIFNVISLAGGIIGSFSILVGGFGIANIMFVSVKERTNIIGIQKSLGAKNYFILLQFLFEATFLSLIGGVVGMFLVYLTTFVSIGSLELQLTIPNILIGLTVSSTIGIISGLIPAITASRLNPVVAIRS; via the coding sequence ATGAAAGCTTCCCGTCTGCTGGTTCCCCGCTTAATTTACGAAAGCCTGCTCTCGGCTTGGGATGCCCTTCGTTCCAATCCGCTTCGCACTATACTTTCTCTGTTGGGAGTAACCATCGGTATATTTGCCATTATTGCAGTGTTCACCCTTATCGACTCGCTGGAACGTAACATTCGCGATAGTCTGGATTTTTTGGGCGACCAAGTAATTCGGGTAGAAAAATGGCCTTGGTTGTTTGAAGACAGTTATCCTTGGTGGAAATATATTAATCGCCCCCAACCTACCCTCAATGAGTTTGAGTTTTTGCAGGCCAACGTCAGTCAGGCCTCGGCTATGTGTATTTTTGCTGATCGGGAAAACCTTACGCTGGAGCACAAAAATAGTAATATCGGGGGAGTTTACTTGGTGGGTGCTTCTTATCAGTATAATCAGGTGTTTGAAGTTGATATTAATCAGGGGCGATATTTTTCAGTTCGGGAAACTGAGTTTGCTCAAAATGTGGTCATCATCGGCTCAGAAGTAGCAAAATCACTATTTCCGATGAGCAGCCCTCTGGGCAAAGTGGTAGAAATTAAGGGTTTAAAGTTTGTGGTGGTCGGAGTACTGACCGAGCAAGGTGAGAATATTATCGATGCCCCCAGTGCCGATTACACCAGCTACATTCCTTACCAAAGTTTTTTAAAGCTTTACGCTAGCCGAAGCCGCTGGGGCGTTGGCTCTACCTTGGGTTTAAAAGGGTACGAGCGGGATGAAGGACTAAAAGAACTAGAATTTGAAGTGATTGGCCTGATGCGTGGTCGGCGCGGACTACGACCTCGCCAAGAAGATAATTTTGCCATTAATCGCCCCGAGGCCTTTGCTGAGGTGGTTAATAATATTTTTAACGTAATTAGCCTTGCCGGAGGTATCATTGGCAGCTTTTCCATTTTAGTGGGTGGCTTTGGCATTGCCAATATTATGTTTGTATCAGTAAAAGAGCGTACCAATATTATTGGAATTCAGAAATCGCTGGGGGCTAAGAATTATTTTATTCTGCTACAGTTTTTGTTTGAGGCTACCTTCCTCAGCTTGATCGGAGGAGTTGTAGGCATGTTCCTGGTCTATTTGACTACGTTTGTTTCTATCGGCTCGCTGGAACTTCAACTCACCATACCCAATATTTTAATCGGATTGACGGTATCCAGCACCATTGGTATTATCTCCGGGCTCATTCCCGCTATCACGGCTTCTCGCCTAAATCCGGTAGTCGCCATCAGGAGCTAA
- the queA gene encoding tRNA preQ1(34) S-adenosylmethionine ribosyltransferase-isomerase QueA: protein MKLSEFKYKFDEKDREKLIALHPSENRDESRLMVIHRDTGEIEHKVFKDIVDYFDEGDVFVVNNTKVFPARLYGNKEKTGAKIEVFLLRELNPDMNLWDVLVDPARKIRVGNKLYFGEGELVAEVIDNTTSRGRTIRFLYEGERDAFYEMINTLGETPLPDHFKERRKVEDQDRERFQTIYAEHVGAVAAPTAGLHFTKQLLKRLEIKGIDVDPITLHIGLGTFRDVEVEDLTKHKMDSENYRITESTAQSVNRALDEKKRVCSIGTTSMRALESSVSASGRLKANEGWTDKFIFPPYEYKICNALVTNFHLPQSTLLMMAAAFGGYDLVMKAYEIAVKEKYRFFTYGDAMLIV, encoded by the coding sequence ATGAAGCTATCGGAATTCAAGTACAAATTTGACGAAAAAGATCGCGAAAAACTCATCGCCCTCCATCCATCTGAAAACCGCGATGAGTCCCGCTTAATGGTAATTCACCGTGATACGGGTGAAATTGAGCATAAAGTCTTCAAAGATATTGTTGATTATTTTGATGAAGGCGATGTCTTTGTAGTAAACAATACGAAAGTATTTCCTGCCCGGTTGTACGGCAATAAAGAAAAAACCGGAGCAAAAATAGAAGTGTTCTTGCTACGCGAGCTCAACCCTGATATGAACTTATGGGATGTGTTGGTTGACCCGGCTCGTAAAATTAGGGTGGGCAACAAACTTTATTTTGGAGAAGGCGAACTAGTAGCTGAGGTAATTGATAATACTACTTCCCGAGGGCGCACCATCCGCTTTTTGTACGAAGGTGAGCGCGATGCCTTCTACGAAATGATTAACACCCTGGGGGAAACGCCACTACCCGACCATTTTAAAGAACGACGAAAGGTTGAAGATCAGGATCGGGAGCGTTTTCAAACGATTTATGCTGAACACGTTGGCGCAGTGGCGGCACCTACTGCTGGCTTACATTTTACTAAGCAACTACTTAAGCGGCTGGAAATTAAGGGAATTGATGTTGACCCCATTACCCTGCACATTGGTTTGGGAACCTTCCGCGATGTAGAGGTGGAAGATCTGACCAAACATAAAATGGATTCAGAGAACTACCGTATTACAGAATCTACGGCTCAATCAGTTAATCGGGCTTTAGACGAAAAGAAGCGGGTGTGTTCCATTGGTACTACCTCTATGCGCGCGTTAGAATCTTCGGTATCGGCTAGCGGACGGTTAAAGGCCAATGAAGGGTGGACTGATAAGTTTATCTTTCCTCCCTACGAGTATAAAATTTGCAATGCATTAGTCACCAACTTCCATTTGCCTCAATCTACGTTACTCATGATGGCAGCGGCCTTTGGCGGGTACGACCTGGTAATGAAGGCCTACGAAATTGCGGTGAAGGAAAAATACCGCTTCTTTACCTACGGTGATGCGATGCTAATTGTCTAA
- a CDS encoding 2-C-methyl-D-erythritol 4-phosphate cytidylyltransferase, whose product MPTAVNRAAVIVAGGQGSRMQSDIPKQFLLLAGKPLLIHTLEAFYQYNTSLPIWLVLPEAEHTRWENLCREYQCTVPHQVVVGGACRPQSVKNGISQIQFEEGVVAIHDGVRPLVSHRVIQESFGVAEKNGSAIASVPLKDSLRKMRGEESVAQNRAAFRLMQTPQAFRLSWLLEAYEKLDVIDDFSDEASMVEAAGRRVTLFDGDYRNIKVTTPEDMLVVEAFHRSKASE is encoded by the coding sequence ATGCCTACTGCGGTAAATCGGGCAGCGGTGATTGTAGCCGGAGGGCAAGGCTCTCGGATGCAGTCTGATATTCCTAAGCAGTTTCTGTTGCTGGCCGGAAAACCGTTGCTCATTCATACGCTAGAAGCATTTTATCAGTATAATACCTCTCTACCCATCTGGTTGGTATTACCCGAAGCAGAACATACCCGCTGGGAAAATTTATGCCGAGAATATCAATGTACCGTACCGCATCAGGTGGTGGTTGGCGGAGCTTGTCGCCCTCAGTCGGTTAAAAATGGTATTTCCCAAATTCAGTTTGAAGAGGGGGTAGTTGCTATTCACGATGGGGTACGCCCGTTGGTTTCTCATCGAGTCATTCAAGAGTCATTCGGAGTAGCTGAAAAAAACGGTTCGGCTATTGCCAGTGTGCCATTGAAAGACTCGCTTCGCAAGATGAGAGGGGAAGAATCGGTAGCGCAGAACCGGGCAGCGTTTCGACTGATGCAGACCCCGCAGGCATTTCGCCTTTCCTGGCTATTAGAAGCTTATGAGAAATTAGATGTTATTGATGACTTCAGCGATGAAGCTAGCATGGTGGAAGCGGCTGGCCGGCGAGTAACGCTTTTTGACGGAGATTATCGGAACATAAAAGTAACCACACCAGAAGATATGTTGGTAGTGGAAGCCTTTCACAGGAGTAAGGCTTCCGAGTAA
- a CDS encoding DUF2795 domain-containing protein: MYWTLELASYLEDAPWPATKDELIDFSIRSGAPLEVVENLQELEDDGQPYENIEEIWPDYPTKEDFFFNEDEY, translated from the coding sequence ATGTATTGGACATTAGAACTTGCGTCTTATTTGGAAGATGCGCCCTGGCCGGCTACTAAAGACGAGTTGATCGATTTCTCGATTCGCTCTGGTGCCCCGCTAGAAGTGGTTGAGAATTTGCAAGAGTTAGAAGATGATGGTCAGCCCTACGAGAATATTGAAGAAATCTGGCCTGATTATCCCACCAAAGAAGATTTCTTTTTTAACGAAGATGAATACTAA